The following are encoded in a window of Rubellicoccus peritrichatus genomic DNA:
- a CDS encoding choice-of-anchor M domain-containing protein yields MKPMKYTQLLAGSVSALIAISVAVAEDEHEESIYLDEGELDIAVVYHADESALEFAIFAEHEDEHGHDEDEDGHEDEDEEHDEGEEHDEGEEHDEDEEHEEGEEHDHEEGEEHEHGEGLEPADVVIIADGDSRFVLPDSGEFSFLGEAGSVFYILPQDPTAGPAAPGIAMEFESGIFDKDEVYVRLRGFELSTLSNLATVSESGEDETSWFSVYTVDGFGAVNVIFTDGDNSSNDNIYFGTAESHQHMYWAFRSPGIYKLTFEAGGTLVADGSAIESEAIEITFHVGEGISFLREVDDFSGGWATTDGFGSVYTSEFPWMFSGLLGWFYAEGEGGDNMTVFSGALKEWLHTNPDIAPWHFHYGNDEWIFIVEVPGAGSFYWSSSTQTWLPISE; encoded by the coding sequence ATGAAACCAATGAAATATACTCAACTGTTAGCTGGCTCAGTGTCAGCCTTAATCGCCATCTCCGTCGCAGTAGCCGAAGACGAACATGAGGAGAGCATCTATCTTGATGAAGGTGAACTGGATATCGCCGTTGTTTATCATGCGGATGAGTCTGCTCTAGAGTTTGCCATCTTTGCCGAACACGAGGATGAGCATGGCCACGACGAAGACGAAGATGGCCATGAAGACGAAGATGAGGAACACGATGAAGGCGAAGAGCATGACGAAGGCGAAGAGCATGACGAGGACGAGGAACACGAGGAAGGTGAGGAGCATGATCATGAAGAAGGCGAAGAGCATGAGCACGGAGAAGGTCTTGAACCAGCCGATGTAGTCATCATCGCAGATGGTGACAGCCGCTTTGTTCTACCCGATTCAGGTGAGTTCAGTTTCCTCGGCGAAGCGGGTTCCGTTTTCTACATCCTGCCTCAGGATCCGACAGCTGGACCGGCGGCTCCTGGCATCGCCATGGAATTCGAATCTGGCATTTTTGATAAAGATGAGGTTTATGTCAGGTTGAGGGGCTTCGAGTTGTCTACTTTATCCAATTTGGCGACTGTATCAGAATCGGGGGAGGATGAAACAAGTTGGTTTAGCGTTTACACTGTTGATGGCTTCGGAGCAGTAAATGTGATTTTCACTGACGGAGATAATTCTTCCAACGATAATATCTACTTCGGGACTGCCGAGAGCCATCAACACATGTATTGGGCCTTTAGGAGTCCCGGAATCTACAAATTGACTTTTGAGGCAGGCGGCACCCTGGTGGCAGATGGCTCAGCAATCGAAAGTGAAGCGATTGAAATCACTTTTCATGTAGGCGAAGGAATAAGCTTTCTCCGTGAGGTTGATGATTTTTCAGGAGGTTGGGCAACTACCGACGGTTTCGGGTCGGTTTACACATCCGAGTTCCCATGGATGTTTTCGGGGCTTCTGGGCTGGTTCTATGCAGAAGGAGAAGGTGGTGATAATATGACAGTCTTTTCTGGTGCGCTTAAGGAATGGCTCCATACAAATCCGGATATTGCTCCATGGCATTTTCATTACGGAAACGATGAGTGGATTTTCATCGTAGAAGTCCCGGGGGCAGGCAGTTTTTATTGGTCGTCTAGCACACAAACCTGGCTTCCAATCTCAGAATAG
- the speA gene encoding biosynthetic arginine decarboxylase, whose product MEKEANSWDAKQSEDYYGLRRWGGGHFSADEKGFVCAHPAGDGRRIQLMEVIEEAMESGLKPPMTIRIQDLLRHRVELLAGAFANAIEGEKYAGRYRGVFPIKVNQLREVVEEIRDAGEPLGFGLEAGSKPELLIALALSEKAGSLLICNGYKDPAYIRLALLGTQLGREVILVVEQPSEADAIIKVAQEIGVTPKLGIRLKLHSNGEGKWKNSSGDDAKFGLSISEVMTVLKKLQKARLSDALKLIHFHIGSQVTDILAIKRAVVEAARYYCELRKLGHPIQYLDVGGGLGIDYDGSRSNFESSMNYSLPEYARDVVFNIKKVCEQAEVPEPDILSESGRALVAPHSVLVLEVVDRIAKVPEGPLPRKTKRTNHVIKDLLYTLEESKKHSQLERFHDAQQKRAEAESLFTHGYLDLKNTAIAEELYWRICDDIRQNLKRDGYIPEELEDLDTLLAEQYVCNFSVFQSLLDHWALGQLFPVAPLHRLQEEPTTEATLVDITCDSDGKIAKFTDLEDVRPTLRLHPVEPGKPYYLGVFLVGAYQDIMGDLHNLFGRVNEVHVFLEDDEENGFYIEETIDGFSTNEILDLIQYKESDLMRRMKTQIDTAIKNDTVKPREGVRLLNLFSEQLKAKTYLDTSSSKTRTRRNKAR is encoded by the coding sequence TTGGAAAAAGAAGCTAACAGTTGGGATGCAAAGCAAAGCGAGGACTATTACGGACTACGCCGATGGGGCGGTGGTCATTTCTCCGCTGATGAAAAAGGATTCGTATGCGCTCACCCAGCTGGTGATGGCCGAAGAATCCAGCTGATGGAAGTTATCGAAGAGGCAATGGAATCGGGTCTCAAACCACCCATGACCATTCGTATTCAAGATCTACTTCGCCACCGTGTGGAACTCCTTGCCGGCGCCTTTGCCAATGCGATTGAAGGTGAAAAGTATGCTGGCCGTTACCGAGGTGTTTTTCCAATTAAAGTGAACCAGCTCCGTGAAGTCGTTGAAGAAATTCGTGATGCCGGAGAACCACTTGGTTTTGGACTGGAGGCCGGCAGCAAACCTGAACTCCTCATCGCCCTGGCACTTTCGGAGAAGGCTGGCTCACTTTTGATCTGCAACGGCTATAAGGACCCAGCCTATATCCGACTCGCTTTGTTAGGGACACAACTTGGGCGTGAAGTCATCCTAGTTGTTGAGCAACCCTCTGAAGCCGATGCGATTATCAAAGTCGCTCAGGAGATCGGTGTGACTCCAAAACTTGGTATTCGATTGAAACTCCACAGCAATGGCGAGGGTAAGTGGAAGAACAGCAGTGGCGACGATGCCAAGTTTGGACTCAGCATTAGTGAGGTCATGACTGTTCTGAAAAAACTGCAGAAAGCTCGTCTGTCCGATGCACTGAAATTGATTCATTTCCACATCGGATCTCAGGTAACCGATATTCTGGCCATCAAACGTGCTGTTGTTGAAGCAGCACGCTATTACTGCGAACTCAGAAAACTGGGGCATCCGATTCAGTATCTGGATGTCGGTGGCGGACTTGGAATTGACTACGACGGCAGTCGTTCCAATTTCGAAAGCTCAATGAACTACTCTTTGCCCGAGTATGCCCGGGATGTAGTCTTTAACATCAAGAAAGTCTGTGAACAGGCTGAAGTGCCGGAACCGGATATTCTTTCGGAAAGCGGACGAGCGCTCGTAGCGCCTCACTCTGTCCTGGTATTGGAAGTCGTGGATCGTATTGCAAAAGTCCCCGAAGGACCATTACCACGCAAAACCAAGCGAACCAACCACGTGATCAAGGACTTGCTTTACACACTGGAGGAAAGCAAGAAACACAGTCAATTGGAGCGCTTTCACGACGCGCAGCAGAAACGAGCTGAGGCCGAATCGCTTTTTACTCACGGCTATCTCGATCTCAAAAACACGGCGATAGCGGAAGAACTTTATTGGCGCATTTGTGATGACATCCGTCAAAACCTGAAGCGAGATGGTTACATACCGGAGGAATTGGAGGATCTCGATACACTATTAGCAGAGCAATATGTCTGTAATTTCTCAGTCTTCCAAAGCCTCCTTGATCATTGGGCCTTAGGGCAGCTTTTCCCAGTTGCCCCTCTGCACCGTCTACAGGAAGAACCAACCACTGAAGCGACTTTGGTCGATATTACCTGCGATAGTGACGGCAAAATTGCAAAATTCACTGATTTGGAGGATGTTCGTCCTACCCTGCGACTTCATCCGGTCGAACCTGGCAAACCCTATTATCTGGGAGTCTTTCTAGTCGGAGCCTATCAGGATATCATGGGAGACTTGCACAACCTTTTTGGACGTGTGAATGAAGTGCACGTATTTCTCGAGGATGACGAAGAAAATGGATTCTACATCGAAGAAACAATCGATGGCTTCAGCACCAATGAGATTCTCGACCTGATTCAATACAAGGAATCAGATCTGATGCGTCGGATGAAGACCCAGATCGATACTGCAATTAAGAATGATACGGTCAAACCCCGTGAAGGTGTCCGCCTGCTCAATCTTTTCTCGGAACAGCTAAAAGCCAAAACCTACCTGGATACAAGTTCTTCAAAAACGAGAACCCGCCGTAATAAGGCAAGATGA
- a CDS encoding choice-of-anchor M domain-containing protein, producing MQIFRYFNFLVPGILLLSPASAQEVHSTGHFDLSINYETDGGGWRAYVLNFDTDERSETDSIIFEVGDAGKQVIPAGEPWNLIGNEGDPVWVFPEVFSADQVYLGIGTRLLERGIFTGGLSNRGRINMRLVSVTGTGVDAGGTLTMWQAGFPPLVHYATGDGIGPEDALNDIPAGAHSHYNWAFSQPGDYAVTFEVSGELTPEFGGGFTSATATYYFRVTGETSSLLDGFAINDTWTWNEWFGSFVAGAYPWVYNEIQGWWYFTNANETSAFVWDSEIGWLWVSSELYPALYSFSREAWIEYGLFQDDFRWFYQDGPGWFTAPQS from the coding sequence ATGCAAATCTTCAGGTATTTCAATTTTCTGGTTCCGGGAATCCTTCTTCTGTCGCCTGCTTCGGCGCAGGAAGTTCATTCGACTGGCCACTTTGACTTGTCTATCAATTACGAAACGGATGGCGGTGGCTGGCGTGCCTATGTGCTTAACTTCGATACGGACGAGCGGTCGGAGACGGATTCTATCATCTTTGAAGTTGGTGATGCAGGTAAACAAGTGATCCCGGCAGGAGAACCATGGAATTTGATTGGGAATGAAGGGGATCCGGTTTGGGTTTTTCCTGAAGTATTTAGTGCTGATCAGGTATATCTGGGCATTGGCACTCGATTGCTGGAAAGAGGTATTTTTACCGGTGGCCTAAGCAACCGGGGCCGCATCAACATGCGTCTCGTGTCAGTCACAGGAACAGGCGTGGATGCCGGTGGAACGCTGACCATGTGGCAGGCAGGCTTTCCTCCATTGGTTCATTATGCAACAGGTGACGGAATCGGACCAGAAGATGCATTGAATGACATTCCGGCGGGTGCCCACTCTCATTATAACTGGGCATTTTCTCAACCCGGTGATTACGCAGTGACCTTTGAAGTATCTGGTGAATTGACACCTGAGTTTGGTGGTGGCTTCACCAGTGCGACAGCCACTTATTACTTCCGTGTCACTGGTGAGACCAGTTCATTACTGGACGGTTTTGCCATCAATGACACTTGGACCTGGAATGAATGGTTCGGCTCTTTCGTCGCAGGGGCTTATCCATGGGTGTATAACGAGATCCAGGGGTGGTGGTATTTCACTAATGCTAATGAAACCTCAGCATTTGTTTGGGATTCAGAAATTGGCTGGCTTTGGGTCAGCAGTGAACTTTATCCGGCCCTTTATTCATTTTCTCGTGAAGCCTGGATCGAATATGGACTCTTTCAGGACGATTTTCGCTGGTTCTATCAAGACGGGCCTGGCTGGTTTACTGCACCGCAAAGTTAG
- a CDS encoding Fur family transcriptional regulator has protein sequence MILTDTDDLIKRCRDAGMRSTKLLRAALELLSQTDSPVSIQQCTEMSEELGACDQVTIYRLFERLEKVGIARRIGLHERAAHFILTDSFHHRHFVCCTSCGSVRALTDHCTLGHMEEHIAEETGYQKLYHELVFYGVCPKCSDAA, from the coding sequence ATGATTTTAACTGACACAGATGATTTGATTAAGCGCTGCCGCGATGCAGGTATGCGCTCAACAAAATTATTACGTGCAGCATTGGAATTGCTTTCTCAAACCGATTCTCCAGTCAGTATTCAGCAGTGTACTGAGATGAGTGAAGAGCTCGGCGCCTGCGACCAGGTCACGATCTATCGACTCTTTGAGCGTTTGGAAAAAGTTGGTATCGCTCGACGGATTGGCCTTCATGAACGGGCGGCCCATTTCATTCTGACGGATAGCTTTCACCATCGACACTTTGTCTGCTGCACGAGCTGTGGCAGTGTCCGGGCTCTGACCGATCATTGCACGCTTGGGCACATGGAGGAACATATCGCTGAAGAGACTGGCTACCAAAAGCTCTACCATGAACTGGTTTTTTACGGTGTCTGCCCCAAATGTTCTGACGCAGCTTAG
- a CDS encoding TonB-dependent receptor produces MQMQKLCTKDFFRKALIIASLFPTSIQAQVVINDDSELQELDEVEMFMIQPAELGDKIDIPRHFLSGAELERKVEASLGETLAWEPGVSSSFYGPAASRPIIRGQSGYRVGIYDGGVGTGDLSNASPDHAVSIEPMFIEEIEVIRGPAALLYGSNAIGGAVDVVTTHIPKSSAINPVLGAAEVRYDTVNKGRTGIVATTVGDNDFTVQANGLWRKTSDYKIPGKARTDDYDFNNRTRLPPAVPQPSPNPEGSVPNTQSETQMGSLGASWFWDQGWVGSSFTAFNTDYGVPSDGHAHGNPFGNSSFGPGPNDFVTIQMKQRKGDLEAELWPESPWLEELSLRTTYSDLKQDEFEGEFLGNHFDAETFESRIEAVMPQIDGWSAAAGLQFSYFDLFNRNISYNTGRADEDRLSTRSIGGGVFALTEYETGPWQVELGARGDFQHAERSDLSNVERNDTAYSVSTGVSYRLTEAGKVGLNLSYLQRIPTADELYVEAPHGAIGIFQIPNPNLNNEESFGLDLFLEKDLGIWTFIATGFFRHFDNYIFLENQGFEVDGLSAYRYVQRQANFVGAELESAWRLLERQNQLLTFTALWDVVYGTDTTRHQPLPRIPPMRLGGRFDYTLGNWELGIGLRHAFAQNRVPQAVFGTLEYQSPTASYTFLDANIAYTLSIEKVIMRIFINGTNLTNAEGRNAASFLKDIAPLPGRNITVGLNVEF; encoded by the coding sequence ATGCAAATGCAAAAACTTTGCACCAAAGATTTTTTCAGAAAAGCTCTGATAATCGCCTCCCTGTTCCCTACTTCGATACAGGCGCAGGTAGTCATAAATGATGATAGTGAACTTCAGGAACTTGATGAAGTGGAGATGTTTATGATTCAACCAGCCGAGTTAGGGGATAAAATTGATATACCTCGTCATTTTTTAAGCGGAGCTGAACTCGAAAGAAAAGTTGAAGCCTCTCTTGGGGAGACCCTGGCTTGGGAACCTGGCGTTAGTAGCAGCTTTTATGGCCCGGCAGCCAGTCGCCCAATTATCCGCGGCCAAAGTGGTTATCGGGTCGGAATTTACGATGGCGGTGTTGGAACGGGAGATCTATCCAATGCCAGCCCGGATCATGCCGTCAGCATTGAGCCCATGTTCATTGAAGAAATTGAAGTCATCCGCGGGCCAGCGGCATTGCTCTATGGAAGTAATGCGATCGGAGGTGCCGTTGATGTCGTCACCACACACATCCCCAAATCTTCAGCCATTAATCCTGTGTTGGGAGCCGCAGAAGTCAGATACGATACAGTCAATAAAGGTCGAACCGGCATTGTCGCTACCACAGTTGGCGACAATGATTTCACAGTCCAGGCCAATGGACTCTGGCGAAAAACGAGTGATTACAAAATCCCTGGCAAGGCGCGGACAGATGATTATGATTTTAATAACCGTACCCGGCTACCACCTGCTGTCCCACAACCAAGTCCGAATCCGGAAGGCAGCGTACCTAACACACAAAGTGAAACCCAGATGGGCTCGCTGGGCGCGTCGTGGTTCTGGGATCAAGGATGGGTTGGTAGCTCATTCACTGCTTTTAACACTGATTATGGCGTCCCAAGCGATGGTCATGCCCATGGCAATCCCTTCGGAAATTCCAGCTTCGGCCCTGGTCCAAATGATTTTGTAACCATACAAATGAAACAGCGCAAAGGAGATTTAGAGGCAGAACTATGGCCTGAATCTCCATGGCTGGAGGAGCTTTCTCTCCGCACAACCTACTCCGATCTAAAGCAGGATGAATTTGAAGGTGAGTTTTTGGGAAATCATTTCGACGCAGAAACATTCGAAAGCCGAATCGAAGCAGTGATGCCTCAGATCGACGGGTGGAGTGCCGCCGCTGGATTGCAATTCAGTTACTTTGATCTCTTCAACCGCAATATTAGTTACAACACAGGCAGGGCTGACGAAGACCGGCTTTCGACCCGTTCTATCGGTGGAGGTGTTTTCGCACTGACCGAATATGAGACCGGCCCCTGGCAAGTGGAGCTAGGGGCGAGAGGTGATTTCCAACACGCCGAGCGAAGCGACCTATCTAACGTTGAGCGTAATGATACCGCCTACTCTGTCAGTACGGGTGTTTCCTATCGCCTGACTGAGGCGGGCAAGGTCGGCTTGAATCTATCCTACCTTCAGCGTATTCCCACGGCCGACGAACTCTATGTCGAAGCACCTCACGGGGCAATTGGTATTTTCCAGATTCCGAATCCGAATCTTAACAATGAGGAATCATTCGGCCTTGATCTGTTTCTGGAAAAAGACCTTGGCATCTGGACATTCATCGCCACTGGGTTCTTTAGACATTTCGACAACTACATTTTTTTGGAAAACCAAGGATTCGAGGTCGATGGCTTGTCAGCTTATCGCTATGTCCAAAGACAAGCTAACTTCGTTGGTGCAGAACTTGAATCAGCTTGGCGACTTCTCGAAAGACAAAATCAACTTCTAACATTTACCGCATTATGGGATGTAGTTTATGGAACGGATACAACGCGACACCAACCCCTGCCCCGCATTCCTCCGATGCGTCTGGGTGGTCGTTTCGATTACACTCTTGGCAATTGGGAATTAGGTATAGGATTAAGGCATGCCTTTGCCCAAAACCGCGTTCCGCAAGCCGTCTTTGGGACATTGGAGTATCAATCACCAACCGCATCCTACACTTTTCTCGATGCCAACATCGCCTATACCTTATCCATTGAAAAAGTGATCATGCGAATATTTATAAATGGGACCAATCTGACTAATGCCGAAGGCCGTAACGCCGCCTCTTTCCTTAAAGATATTGCTCCTCTTCCCGGTCGTAATATCACAGTTGGTTTAAACGTAGAGTTTTAA
- the yajC gene encoding preprotein translocase subunit YajC, translating to MSFNHLINSISPLVAQAEGAPPGMGMNFIVLILLFAGMWFLIIAPQRKKQKEHDALVKALKSGDSVVTSGGIYGSVINVKSDRIILKIAENTKIELAKNAVATVIRKEDASDSSKAAKDK from the coding sequence ATGTCATTTAACCATTTAATAAACAGCATTTCTCCTCTGGTTGCTCAGGCCGAGGGAGCACCTCCAGGTATGGGGATGAACTTTATCGTTCTCATTCTTCTCTTTGCCGGGATGTGGTTCCTTATTATTGCGCCGCAGCGTAAGAAGCAAAAGGAGCATGATGCACTCGTTAAAGCTCTGAAATCCGGAGACTCGGTTGTGACGAGTGGCGGTATCTATGGCAGCGTCATCAATGTTAAATCCGACCGGATTATCCTTAAAATCGCGGAAAATACTAAAATTGAATTGGCTAAGAACGCTGTCGCAACCGTGATCCGCAAAGAGGATGCTTCAGATTCATCAAAAGCTGCCAAAGACAAATAG